In Clostridium sporogenes, one genomic interval encodes:
- a CDS encoding DUF346 domain-containing protein, which yields MYPFFGNPNYSNTYDANENFVCPYFLSSYNNSQNNCENFRGEYCNFENSEENMKNRNIEETEYEGFLRAWGSWNNLGGNITSGLGASSWAANRIDLFARGGNGELIHNWFDNGIWNYWENLGGILTSSPKAVSWGFNRIDVVCRGTDNAMYHKWWNGSSWSDFENLGGNLTSAPTICSWASNRLDCFVRGTDNQLHHKWWDGSSWSQWQALGGNLTSGPGAVSWGPNRIDVFARSRNNTLIHKWWNGTSWSQWEDLGGFLTSAPCASSRGQNRIDVFARGRNNRLIYKYWDGSRWSDWSDLNGNLTSEPVSVSRDSSTINIFAKGPRENVIERIYS from the coding sequence ATGTACCCATTCTTTGGTAATCCAAATTATTCTAATACTTATGATGCAAATGAAAATTTTGTATGTCCATATTTTTTAAGTTCTTATAATAATTCTCAGAACAACTGTGAAAACTTTAGAGGAGAATATTGTAACTTTGAAAATTCAGAAGAAAACATGAAAAATAGAAATATAGAAGAAACTGAGTATGAAGGTTTTCTTAGAGCTTGGGGCTCTTGGAATAATCTAGGTGGTAATATTACTTCTGGTTTAGGGGCTTCTTCTTGGGCTGCTAATAGAATAGACTTATTTGCTAGAGGAGGAAATGGAGAATTAATTCATAATTGGTTCGATAATGGTATATGGAATTATTGGGAAAATCTTGGAGGAATTTTAACCTCTTCTCCTAAAGCTGTATCTTGGGGTTTTAACAGAATTGATGTAGTATGTCGTGGTACTGATAATGCTATGTATCATAAATGGTGGAATGGCTCTAGTTGGAGTGACTTTGAAAATCTCGGCGGTAATCTTACATCAGCTCCTACTATTTGTTCCTGGGCTTCCAACAGATTAGATTGCTTTGTTAGGGGTACTGATAACCAACTACACCATAAATGGTGGGATGGTTCTAGTTGGAGTCAGTGGCAAGCTCTAGGGGGAAATCTTACTTCAGGTCCAGGTGCAGTTTCTTGGGGACCTAATAGAATTGATGTATTCGCCCGTAGTAGGAACAACACCCTAATTCATAAATGGTGGAACGGAACTAGCTGGAGTCAGTGGGAGGACTTAGGTGGATTCTTAACTTCTGCCCCTTGTGCTTCCTCTAGAGGGCAAAATAGAATTGATGTTTTTGCTCGTGGAAGAAATAATAGACTTATATATAAATACTGGGATGGATCTCGTTGGAGTGATTGGAGTGATCTCAATGGTAACTTAACATCTGAGCCAGTTTCTGTTTCTAGAGATTCATCTACCATAAATATATTTGCAAAAGGTCCTAGAGAAAATGTTATAGAGAGAATATACTCTTAA
- a CDS encoding efflux RND transporter permease subunit: protein MKKFGKFITEKRVLVLIVAIALLIPSFYGMAKTKINYDILSYLPEQLDTVKGQKVLDKTFSSAATSMVVIDNMEAKDIVKIKDKIAKVDGVEKVLWVDDLMDTSIPKEILPDKIKDSFYNNDSTLMIIKFKESPASETTQKAIANVRTHLNKQCFLSGMSAIIKDTKDLSDKETPFYVLTAVALSVVVLMLTMESTLVPFIFLISIGFAVVYNMGTNVLLGEISYITKALAAVLQLGVTMDYSIFLLHRYEEEKEKFENRNEAMAEAVSNTITAIGGSSLTTIAGFLALCAMNLTLGKDIGLVMAKGVVLGVISTVTILPAFILYFDKAIHKYTHKTILPEFNKTAGLVTKKYKLFIVIFLIAFLPAVYGEKNAKVYYNLDETLPKDMQSIVALNKLKDNYNMTTTHFIIVRDKVKPYEIKEMVEKIEKVDGIGKVLSYDKIIGSAVPESFLPQEVKDTFKKGGYNLIIANSEYKAARDEENAQITEINKIVKNYDKEAMIAGEGPLTKDLIEIADKDFKNVSYVSILAIFAIIFFVFKSVSIPVILVSAIQLAIFINMGIPFYTGTEIPFVASIVIGTIQLGATVDYAILMTNRFKEELGYGHDKFEAMKISIQGSAKSIITSSLTFFSATAGVAIVSKMELIDSLCILMARGAIISMFVTVFILPSILIVAEPIIAKTTKGWRKSNTAKEANKMSA, encoded by the coding sequence GTGAAAAAATTTGGGAAATTTATTACAGAAAAGAGGGTGCTAGTTCTTATAGTAGCAATAGCTTTGTTAATACCATCTTTTTATGGAATGGCAAAGACAAAGATAAACTATGATATACTATCTTACCTTCCAGAGCAATTAGATACGGTAAAGGGGCAAAAGGTATTAGATAAAACTTTTTCTAGTGCTGCTACTTCCATGGTGGTAATTGATAATATGGAAGCCAAAGACATAGTGAAGATTAAAGATAAAATAGCTAAGGTTGATGGTGTAGAAAAAGTACTTTGGGTAGATGATCTAATGGATACATCTATACCAAAAGAAATACTGCCAGATAAAATAAAAGATTCCTTTTATAATAATGATTCTACACTAATGATTATAAAGTTTAAGGAATCACCGGCATCAGAAACAACACAAAAAGCTATAGCAAACGTAAGAACGCATTTAAATAAGCAATGCTTTTTAAGCGGAATGTCAGCAATAATAAAAGATACTAAAGATTTATCAGACAAAGAAACACCTTTTTATGTATTGACAGCAGTAGCTTTATCAGTAGTAGTTTTAATGCTTACTATGGAATCCACATTGGTACCATTTATATTTCTTATATCCATAGGTTTTGCAGTAGTTTACAATATGGGAACTAATGTGTTATTAGGAGAAATATCCTATATAACTAAAGCCTTAGCAGCAGTACTCCAATTAGGGGTTACCATGGATTACTCAATATTCTTACTTCATAGGTATGAAGAAGAAAAAGAAAAATTTGAGAATAGAAATGAAGCTATGGCAGAGGCAGTTAGCAATACTATTACAGCTATAGGGGGGAGTTCTCTTACAACCATAGCAGGGTTCTTAGCATTATGTGCAATGAATTTAACTTTAGGAAAAGACATAGGACTTGTAATGGCAAAGGGAGTAGTTTTAGGCGTTATATCTACTGTAACAATACTTCCAGCTTTTATATTATACTTTGATAAAGCTATTCATAAATATACTCATAAAACTATATTGCCAGAGTTTAATAAGACAGCAGGATTAGTAACTAAAAAATACAAATTATTTATAGTTATATTTTTAATAGCATTCCTACCTGCAGTGTATGGGGAAAAAAATGCTAAGGTTTATTACAATTTAGATGAAACTTTACCTAAAGATATGCAATCTATTGTAGCCTTAAATAAACTAAAAGATAATTATAATATGACAACAACTCATTTTATAATAGTAAGAGATAAAGTGAAACCTTATGAAATAAAAGAAATGGTAGAAAAAATAGAAAAGGTAGATGGTATAGGTAAAGTACTATCCTATGATAAAATAATAGGTTCAGCTGTACCAGAAAGTTTTTTACCACAGGAAGTAAAAGATACCTTTAAAAAAGGTGGTTACAATTTAATAATAGCAAATTCAGAATATAAAGCAGCTAGAGATGAAGAAAACGCACAAATAACAGAGATAAATAAAATAGTAAAAAATTATGATAAAGAAGCAATGATAGCAGGGGAAGGACCTTTAACAAAAGACTTAATAGAAATTGCAGATAAAGATTTTAAAAATGTAAGTTATGTTTCTATATTAGCTATATTTGCAATAATATTCTTTGTGTTTAAATCAGTATCAATTCCAGTGATATTAGTATCAGCTATTCAATTAGCTATATTTATAAATATGGGCATACCATTTTATACAGGAACAGAGATACCATTTGTAGCTTCTATAGTAATAGGTACTATACAGTTGGGGGCTACTGTAGACTATGCTATATTAATGACAAATAGGTTTAAAGAAGAATTGGGATATGGTCATGATAAATTTGAGGCTATGAAAATATCTATACAAGGTTCAGCAAAATCTATAATAACAAGCTCTTTAACATTCTTTAGTGCAACTGCAGGAGTTGCTATTGTTTCTAAAATGGAGTTAATTGATAGCTTATGTATATTAATGGCTCGTGGAGCTATCATAAGTATGTTTGTAACAGTATTTATATTACCATCCATATTGATAGTAGCAGAGCCTATAATAGCTAAGACAACAAAGGGATGGAGAAAAAGTAATACAGCAAAAGAAGCAAATAAAATGTCAGCTTAG
- a CDS encoding response regulator transcription factor: MDKILIVEDEPSIRGFVKVNLKMNNFDVIEAETGEEGVEKAREHKPEVVILDIMLPGMDGLEVCKILRQEFTNMGIIMLTAKSQDTDKVLGLEYGADDYIIKPFNPLELTLRIKAILRRVNAVKENDDNIITGGPFKIDLYSKKIYKDEEEIDITPTEYLLMKIFIENPGKAFNRDELLDLVWGYDFMGDSKIVDVNIRRLRSKIEETPSEPKFINTVWGTGYRWQNT, from the coding sequence ATGGATAAAATATTAATAGTAGAAGATGAGCCTTCTATAAGAGGCTTTGTAAAAGTAAATTTGAAGATGAATAATTTTGATGTAATAGAAGCAGAAACAGGAGAAGAGGGGGTAGAAAAAGCAAGAGAACATAAACCAGAGGTAGTTATATTAGATATTATGTTACCAGGGATGGATGGATTAGAAGTGTGTAAGATTCTAAGACAGGAGTTCACTAATATGGGAATAATAATGCTTACCGCTAAAAGCCAAGATACAGATAAAGTTTTAGGATTAGAATATGGGGCAGATGATTATATAATAAAACCCTTTAATCCTTTAGAACTTACTCTAAGAATAAAAGCTATATTAAGAAGAGTTAATGCAGTAAAGGAAAATGATGATAATATAATAACTGGAGGGCCATTTAAAATAGATCTTTATTCAAAAAAAATCTATAAAGATGAAGAAGAAATAGACATAACCCCAACAGAATATTTACTTATGAAAATATTTATTGAAAATCCAGGGAAAGCTTTTAATAGAGATGAGTTATTGGATTTAGTTTGGGGCTATGATTTTATGGGAGATTCTAAAATTGTAGATGTAAATATAAGAAGATTAAGATCAAAAATAGAAGAAACACCATCTGAGCCTAAATTTATAAATACTGTATGGGGCACAGGTTATAGATGGCAAAACACTTAA
- a CDS encoding HAMP domain-containing sensor histidine kinase, which translates to MSKISVKRRLMVNFILIIIISVFILEFLLILFTRHYYYNNLEDAISNQIKTSAEFYNKYFSNSSLEDNVLDNVDVFWRQTSAQVQIIDIKGKVLMDSIGVSNKEQIKTSDIQKALKGEKGVWLGKVDYDTSGVMAVTYPLKSDNQIVGVLRFITSLRYVNSDIARISLGFLLIGLVVILISGLVSLFLANSITEPIKELTYVANKMASGNFKVKSEKMFDDEFGELSDTLNYMADEIVKKDQLKNEFISSVSHELRTPLTSIKGWAITLNSNEVDKEVLKDGLKIIEDESERLSGMVEELLDFSKFVSGKMNLNKEEINICEIIDTVRKQLEPYAYRNRINFKATCINKLPNIYGDKNRIKQVLINLLDNAFKFTPEGGLVELNVKYEEEYITIFVKDTGVGIGKEDLPRVKEKFYKGNSGKSKNGIGLSICDEIVKLHNGVLHIESEENKGTTISVKLPVIKL; encoded by the coding sequence ATGAGTAAAATAAGTGTAAAAAGAAGGCTAATGGTAAATTTCATATTAATTATAATAATAAGTGTTTTTATACTAGAATTTTTATTAATTCTTTTTACAAGACATTATTATTATAATAATTTGGAGGATGCTATTTCTAACCAGATAAAAACTTCTGCAGAATTTTATAACAAATATTTTTCAAATTCATCCTTAGAAGATAATGTATTAGATAATGTAGATGTATTTTGGAGACAGACCTCTGCTCAAGTACAAATAATAGATATCAAGGGTAAAGTTTTAATGGATTCTATAGGAGTATCAAATAAAGAACAGATAAAAACTTCAGACATTCAAAAAGCACTAAAAGGAGAAAAAGGAGTTTGGTTAGGCAAAGTTGACTATGATACTTCTGGTGTAATGGCAGTAACCTATCCATTAAAATCAGACAATCAAATAGTTGGAGTATTAAGATTTATAACTTCATTAAGATATGTAAATAGTGATATAGCAAGGATATCCTTAGGCTTTTTACTTATTGGGTTAGTAGTAATTTTAATATCTGGCTTAGTTAGTCTATTTTTGGCTAATAGTATAACAGAACCTATAAAAGAATTAACTTATGTAGCAAATAAGATGGCTTCTGGTAACTTTAAGGTTAAAAGTGAAAAAATGTTTGATGACGAGTTTGGAGAACTATCAGATACATTAAATTATATGGCAGATGAGATAGTAAAAAAAGATCAGCTGAAAAATGAATTCATATCTTCTGTATCTCATGAACTAAGAACTCCTCTGACCTCCATAAAGGGATGGGCTATAACATTGAACTCTAATGAAGTAGATAAAGAAGTTTTAAAAGATGGATTAAAAATAATAGAAGATGAGAGCGAAAGACTAAGCGGAATGGTAGAAGAATTATTAGATTTTTCAAAGTTTGTATCAGGAAAGATGAATTTAAATAAAGAGGAAATAAATATATGTGAAATAATAGATACAGTAAGAAAGCAATTAGAGCCCTATGCTTATAGAAATAGAATAAATTTTAAAGCAACCTGTATAAATAAACTGCCTAATATATATGGTGATAAAAATAGAATAAAACAAGTTTTAATAAATTTATTGGATAATGCTTTTAAATTTACTCCAGAAGGTGGATTAGTGGAGTTAAATGTTAAGTATGAAGAAGAATATATAACAATTTTTGTGAAAGATACAGGTGTAGGGATAGGTAAGGAAGATTTACCGAGGGTTAAGGAAAAGTTTTATAAAGGTAACAGTGGTAAATCAAAAAATGGCATAGGGTTATCCATATGTGATGAAATAGTAAAGCTTCACAATGGAGTATTACATATAGAAAGCGAAGAGAATAAAGGCACTACTATATCAGTAAAATTACCAGTAATAAAACTATAA
- a CDS encoding polysaccharide deacetylase family protein produces MEKKNKILLITICALLFIVGFFVTKNIVDKNNKKQFMKKEMINNSKMVIKQMDDKVVFSEYIKDKYDARQVFQKDGKKIAFLTFDDGPSYLSNDILDILKKYNIKATFFVVGNLAKENKSIIERQIKEGHSIGNHTYTHNYKNIYSSVDVFVNEVDKTQNVIKSIVGSNYDIKLVRFPGGSFGDRLNPYKEAIKKKGYYNMDWNALNGDAEGNNIPKEKLIQNIKNTIEGKNHVVVLMHDCAAKKTTVEALPDIIEYLISQGYEFKALK; encoded by the coding sequence ATGGAGAAAAAAAATAAAATTTTATTAATAACAATATGTGCTCTGCTTTTTATAGTAGGTTTTTTTGTCACCAAAAACATAGTAGATAAAAATAATAAAAAACAATTTATGAAAAAAGAAATGATTAACAATAGTAAAATGGTAATTAAACAAATGGATGATAAGGTAGTGTTTAGTGAATATATAAAGGATAAATATGATGCTAGGCAGGTATTTCAGAAGGATGGTAAGAAAATAGCTTTTTTAACCTTTGATGATGGACCAAGCTATCTAAGTAATGATATATTAGATATATTAAAAAAATACAACATAAAGGCTACTTTTTTTGTAGTGGGAAACTTAGCAAAGGAGAATAAAAGTATAATAGAGAGACAAATTAAAGAGGGGCATTCCATAGGTAATCATACTTACACTCATAATTATAAAAATATTTATTCTAGTGTAGATGTTTTTGTAAATGAAGTAGATAAAACTCAAAATGTTATAAAATCTATAGTAGGATCTAACTATGATATAAAACTAGTAAGGTTTCCTGGAGGATCTTTTGGAGATAGATTAAATCCTTATAAAGAGGCTATAAAAAAGAAAGGTTATTATAACATGGATTGGAATGCTTTAAATGGAGATGCAGAAGGAAATAATATACCAAAAGAGAAATTAATACAAAATATAAAAAATACCATTGAAGGGAAAAATCATGTGGTTGTATTAATGCATGATTGTGCAGCTAAAAAAACTACTGTAGAGGCATTGCCAGATATAATAGAATATTTAATATCACAGGGCTACGAATTCAAAGCCTTAAAATAG
- a CDS encoding phosphatase PAP2 family protein has protein sequence MNFIQNVDIYLLDFIHRNIANDFLDKIMIFITSIGNLGLIWIAISLLLLISKKYRKVGMLCIASLVLSSLIGEVVLKNLVQRGRPFTAIEGINLLVKAPKSFSFPSGHTVSSFAVAIVIGRKIKNFKLPIYILAFSIAFSRLYLYVHYPSDVLVGALIGIISANIILYIYNKRNP, from the coding sequence ATGAATTTTATACAAAATGTGGACATATACTTATTAGACTTTATTCATAGGAATATAGCAAATGATTTTTTAGATAAAATAATGATATTTATAACATCTATAGGGAATTTGGGATTAATTTGGATAGCAATATCTTTATTATTGTTAATAAGCAAGAAATATAGAAAAGTAGGAATGCTATGTATAGCTTCATTAGTACTAAGTTCATTAATAGGTGAGGTGGTACTTAAAAATTTAGTACAAAGAGGACGACCTTTTACAGCTATAGAAGGAATAAATCTATTGGTTAAAGCACCTAAAAGTTTTTCTTTCCCATCAGGACATACAGTATCATCTTTTGCAGTGGCTATAGTTATAGGAAGAAAAATAAAAAATTTTAAATTACCCATATATATATTAGCCTTTTCTATAGCTTTTTCAAGATTATATTTATATGTTCATTATCCATCAGATGTATTAGTAGGAGCTTTAATAGGTATAATTAGTGCTAACATAATACTTTATATTTATAATAAACGAAATCCTTAA